In one window of Fusobacteria bacterium ZRK30 DNA:
- a CDS encoding phage tail assembly protein — protein MKENKENKTEEIKKKKDYVTVVGGVTTINLKHPVKFNEVEIKEIKMDFNSLTGAKLCEAEVVSQGKYYSPSSEIKFGQAYQAAVGAVAAELPYEAILELKHSDFDILVEVVKGFLLA, from the coding sequence ATGAAAGAAAATAAAGAGAACAAAACTGAAGAAATAAAAAAGAAAAAAGACTATGTAACTGTAGTTGGAGGAGTTACTACTATTAATTTAAAACATCCTGTTAAATTTAATGAGGTTGAGATCAAAGAAATTAAGATGGATTTCAATTCTTTGACTGGAGCAAAATTATGTGAAGCTGAAGTAGTCTCCCAAGGTAAATATTATAGTCCTAGTTCAGAGATTAAATTCGGACAAGCATATCAAGCTGCAGTAGGAGCTGTTGCTGCAGAGCTTCCCTATGAAGCAATTTTAGAATTAAAGCATTCTGATTTTGATATTTTGGTAGAAGTGGTCAAGGGTTTCTTATTAGCATAG
- a CDS encoding phage major tail tube protein, whose protein sequence is MNGFPVSLQGFSLYLDALKEIGTVDVELPNIQFMTDTVTGSGIAGELEVPIAGLTKSMGMKIKKRAVNKQFTTLLAPITHQLAFRGNLQMADPGSPIGKLRNRKIRVMAKVMPKNKNLGKAETAKAMDTEVEFEVISLRVFIDEIENLHIDKLNNKFVVDGINYLDDDDFL, encoded by the coding sequence ATGAATGGATTTCCAGTATCCCTACAAGGATTTAGTTTGTATTTAGATGCATTAAAAGAAATAGGAACAGTAGATGTCGAATTACCTAATATCCAGTTTATGACTGACACAGTTACAGGATCAGGAATAGCAGGAGAGTTAGAAGTTCCTATTGCCGGGTTAACTAAATCTATGGGGATGAAAATAAAGAAAAGAGCAGTTAACAAACAATTTACAACACTTCTTGCACCTATCACACATCAGTTGGCATTTAGAGGTAATTTGCAAATGGCTGATCCGGGAAGCCCAATAGGAAAGTTAAGAAATAGAAAGATAAGAGTTATGGCCAAAGTAATGCCTAAGAATAAAAACTTAGGTAAAGCAGAAACCGCCAAGGCTATGGATACAGAAGTAGAATTTGAAGTAATTAGTTTAAGAGTATTTATCGATGAGATAGAAAATCTACATATAGATAAATTAAATAATAAATTTGTAGTAGATGGGATCAATTACCTAGACGATGATGACTTCCTATAA
- a CDS encoding phage tail sheath family protein, with amino-acid sequence MGTINHGVKTSETSTSMASVIESGNCAVIIGTAPVNLAKSPKINTPVLCYSEKEAIEAFGYSDDWASYTLCEAIDVFFRLFKVGPVVFINVLDPATHKEAVADTAITFTKKKGTITDKGILLPSLALKQSDDTVVPKDKYTAVFNEDGSVSIIIIDETLAGTLTTGKVSYDKLKPSLVTETDIIGGIDTATLKTEGIALINQVFPKYNKVPNIGLAPGWTDKSKVMTSLVSAMKSINEVFTGIALADIDSTTIDKYNKVPAWKNDNSYIHENLYNFWPMGLIDKTLYHISTLVAASIYAVDAKNGDIPYESPSNKPLNLTGICLKNKTEVDLLLTQADYLNDNGVATVINFTNGWRLWGNRTGCYPANRDIKDNTISCKRMFIWDNNNFTLTYWLDVDKPANNKLMDKIVDSYNDYYNGLVTTGAILGGRIEFNKQDNPTTKLMDGKYKFKRYMTPVGVAEKIESDLEYDTEYLKNLFGGGN; translated from the coding sequence ATGGGAACTATAAATCATGGAGTAAAAACAAGTGAAACCTCTACCTCTATGGCTAGTGTAATAGAAAGTGGTAATTGTGCAGTAATTATAGGAACTGCACCAGTAAATTTAGCAAAGTCACCTAAGATAAATACCCCGGTTCTCTGCTATTCAGAAAAAGAAGCAATAGAAGCTTTTGGATATTCAGATGATTGGGCCAGTTATACACTTTGTGAAGCTATAGATGTATTTTTCAGGCTATTCAAAGTAGGACCAGTAGTTTTCATTAATGTCTTGGATCCTGCTACCCATAAGGAAGCAGTGGCAGATACAGCTATTACATTTACTAAGAAAAAAGGAACCATCACAGATAAAGGGATCCTATTACCTAGTTTAGCTTTAAAGCAATCTGATGATACTGTGGTTCCTAAAGATAAATATACAGCAGTGTTTAATGAAGATGGTTCAGTAAGTATCATCATTATAGATGAAACATTAGCTGGAACTCTTACAACAGGAAAAGTAAGCTATGACAAATTAAAACCAAGTTTAGTAACTGAAACAGATATTATCGGTGGGATTGATACAGCTACTCTTAAAACGGAAGGAATAGCTTTAATAAATCAGGTATTTCCTAAATATAATAAAGTTCCTAATATCGGATTAGCCCCTGGATGGACAGATAAAAGTAAGGTAATGACCTCGCTGGTATCAGCTATGAAAAGTATCAATGAGGTCTTTACCGGCATAGCATTAGCCGATATAGACTCAACAACTATAGATAAGTATAACAAGGTTCCTGCATGGAAAAACGATAACAGCTATATCCATGAAAACTTGTATAACTTTTGGCCAATGGGATTAATAGATAAAACTCTTTATCATATTTCTACTTTAGTAGCTGCTTCTATATATGCAGTAGATGCTAAGAATGGAGATATCCCATATGAATCACCTTCCAATAAGCCTCTTAATCTAACAGGGATCTGTCTGAAGAATAAAACTGAAGTAGATCTTCTATTAACCCAGGCGGATTACTTAAATGATAATGGTGTTGCAACTGTTATTAACTTTACAAATGGATGGAGACTATGGGGGAATAGAACCGGATGTTACCCGGCTAATAGAGATATTAAAGATAATACAATTTCTTGTAAAAGGATGTTTATCTGGGATAACAACAACTTTACTTTGACTTACTGGTTAGATGTAGATAAACCGGCAAATAATAAACTCATGGATAAGATAGTAGACAGCTATAACGATTACTACAATGGATTGGTAACTACAGGAGCTATTTTAGGTGGAAGGATTGAGTTTAACAAGCAGGATAATCCTACTACTAAACTAATGGATGGGAAGTATAAATTTAAAAGATATATGACTCCAGTAGGAGTAGCTGAGAAGATAGAATCAGATCTAGAGTATGACACAGAATACCTAAAGAACCTATTTGGAGGTGGTAACTAA
- a CDS encoding SPFH domain-containing protein codes for MIVDGKKFSAVVVIVIMAILMTFKSCHRISAGYVGIVYSPNGGVQEKVLTQGYNFINPFKNVTEYTIGTEQAYLSADEREGSEDNDSFMVPTSDGKMVNVDLEYSYRYDENKVAKIFTRFKGKSGDVIQNTYTRVKIKAYVSEVTSKFSVLDIYGSKRAELNLETYQHIKDKFAKDGIIIESVNFSRIGLDPDTATVIQQRVNTQQELERQKIEKQKAQIEAERNAIQEEGKAKVKLIQATAEAEKILTVAKAQAKANDLKKKSLSSELIKYEQTLRWDGQLPKVTSGGTPLIDIRN; via the coding sequence ATGATAGTTGATGGAAAAAAGTTTAGCGCAGTAGTAGTGATAGTAATTATGGCCATATTAATGACGTTTAAATCATGTCACAGAATATCTGCAGGTTATGTAGGGATTGTTTATAGCCCTAATGGAGGAGTCCAGGAAAAGGTATTAACACAAGGATACAACTTTATCAATCCATTTAAAAATGTAACTGAATATACCATAGGAACAGAACAGGCATATTTATCTGCCGATGAAAGGGAAGGATCTGAAGATAATGATTCATTTATGGTCCCTACCTCAGATGGAAAGATGGTTAATGTAGATTTAGAGTATTCATATAGATATGATGAAAATAAGGTGGCTAAGATCTTTACAAGGTTTAAAGGTAAAAGCGGTGACGTTATTCAAAATACATATACCAGAGTAAAGATAAAAGCATATGTTTCTGAAGTAACTTCTAAATTTAGTGTCCTTGATATTTATGGCTCTAAACGGGCAGAGTTAAATTTAGAGACTTATCAACATATTAAAGATAAGTTTGCTAAAGACGGAATAATCATTGAATCTGTAAATTTTTCAAGAATAGGATTAGATCCTGATACAGCAACAGTTATACAGCAAAGAGTAAATACCCAACAAGAATTAGAGAGACAAAAAATAGAGAAACAAAAAGCTCAAATTGAAGCTGAAAGAAATGCTATCCAGGAAGAAGGAAAAGCTAAAGTTAAATTAATTCAAGCAACAGCTGAAGCAGAAAAAATTTTAACTGTAGCTAAAGCCCAGGCTAAAGCTAACGATCTTAAGAAAAAATCTTTATCTAGTGAATTAATTAAATATGAACAAACATTAAGGTGGGATGGTCAGCTGCCTAAAGTGACTTCTGGAGGTACTCCATTAATAGATATTAGAAACTAA
- a CDS encoding Rho termination factor N-terminal domain-containing protein — MKKCKVKLTAIEYKGKIYKPGKIIELDDKDAADLIKSDFVTEIKSRFQEDKTPEESPREKRIKELDDLTIPELKEMAVEMELQLEVTRKAEIIEAIMEAEDEL; from the coding sequence ATGAAAAAATGTAAAGTTAAATTAACTGCTATTGAATATAAGGGAAAAATATATAAACCAGGGAAAATAATAGAGTTAGATGATAAAGATGCAGCAGATCTTATTAAGTCTGATTTTGTAACTGAAATAAAATCTCGTTTCCAGGAAGATAAAACTCCTGAAGAGTCACCCCGGGAAAAAAGAATAAAGGAATTGGATGACTTAACCATCCCTGAATTAAAAGAGATGGCAGTTGAGATGGAACTTCAGCTAGAGGTAACTAGAAAAGCTGAGATCATAGAAGCAATTATGGAAGCTGAAGATGAACTTTAA
- a CDS encoding major capsid protein yields the protein MPGPYEARKITDAIKRVKRPVNFLWNIMIGKEIEEVVQEIEIHSKDNGRVRAAFVGPMSNGILIEREGFEVARYKPPFISLKIPATAESAYQQQFGEGIYMTGKKDLNKILKKQVAEDLKTLKTIAHRTKIWALSQLVMSGVFPMGNGKEGIRYGDFTLKVLTGSDKFDAEGSDIIGWLSEQKLEVQKNTGNVVDTVVVTPDVARSIINNKTLMEKIKILNDTLINLKPKEKEPGVSYIGYIPEIDTKIYSYMDWVKEYGKPTEEPILPDGTLLYFKAKSFRVNYGSFPFREKITDRAKIFVGKEAVKTVPSSEGNTDLLEIRSSPLIIPEDAQGWIAAKVI from the coding sequence ATGCCAGGACCATATGAGGCAAGAAAGATAACTGATGCAATAAAAAGAGTAAAAAGACCAGTCAATTTCCTTTGGAATATCATGATTGGTAAAGAGATAGAGGAAGTAGTCCAGGAAATTGAGATACATTCTAAAGATAATGGAAGGGTAAGAGCAGCATTTGTAGGGCCTATGTCTAATGGAATCCTTATTGAGAGAGAGGGGTTCGAGGTTGCAAGATATAAACCTCCATTTATATCTTTAAAAATACCTGCAACTGCTGAATCAGCATATCAACAGCAATTTGGTGAAGGGATCTATATGACAGGAAAAAAGGATCTGAATAAGATCTTAAAAAAACAGGTAGCAGAAGATTTAAAGACATTAAAAACAATAGCTCACAGGACTAAGATCTGGGCATTATCTCAATTAGTAATGAGTGGTGTTTTCCCTATGGGAAATGGAAAAGAAGGGATTAGATATGGAGATTTCACTTTAAAAGTTTTAACAGGATCAGATAAATTTGATGCAGAAGGTTCAGATATCATTGGGTGGTTAAGTGAGCAAAAATTAGAAGTCCAAAAGAATACTGGGAATGTTGTGGATACAGTGGTAGTTACTCCAGATGTAGCTAGATCAATTATCAACAACAAAACTCTTATGGAGAAAATAAAGATCTTAAATGACACTCTTATCAATCTTAAACCAAAGGAAAAAGAACCTGGAGTTTCATACATTGGTTATATCCCAGAGATAGACACCAAGATTTATTCATATATGGATTGGGTAAAGGAGTATGGAAAACCAACTGAGGAACCTATCCTGCCTGATGGAACACTCTTATACTTCAAAGCTAAAAGTTTTAGAGTAAATTACGGAAGTTTCCCATTCAGAGAAAAGATTACAGATAGAGCAAAAATATTTGTTGGAAAAGAAGCGGTAAAAACTGTTCCATCATCTGAAGGTAATACAGACCTATTAGAAATCAGATCTTCACCATTAATCATACCGGAAGATGCTCAAGGCTGGATTGCAGCTAAAGTAATATAG
- a CDS encoding Clp protease ClpP — MSLLNAVMISKKKAEIRIYGVIGEGWFADATPKNVNEELDALGEISEIDVRINSRGGGVFAGCAIYNSLKRHPAKVNIFIDGICASIATVVAMAGDTIHMSKVSMMMIHNPYYGMTRGEASELRKQADDLDQFREVSIEAYLSKVNITRDDLIEKMDATTWMTAKTALAHGFVTNIESESKAQMSLQNNMLMCGTEEILNVSEFKNLDEFLEKENIKNSMQKQVEPKNKNLKNTEGVEKMDLNQLKNEYPDLCEQLVQAGVNQERERIQTLETLEQRAGRSLECIQKAKFEAPIKAANQQLMVDILQEMATQSKKGEIQPKVENKMDILLNKIDDAKAGGVQEHILDGMTSEEIKEKQEKDEIDEIVALANGEE, encoded by the coding sequence ATGAGCTTACTTAATGCAGTAATGATAAGCAAAAAGAAAGCAGAAATAAGGATCTATGGTGTCATAGGTGAGGGCTGGTTTGCCGATGCTACTCCAAAGAACGTCAATGAAGAATTAGATGCATTAGGAGAGATCAGTGAGATAGATGTCAGGATTAATTCCCGAGGTGGAGGAGTCTTTGCAGGATGTGCTATATATAACAGTTTAAAGAGACACCCGGCTAAAGTAAATATATTTATCGATGGGATCTGTGCCTCTATTGCCACTGTAGTAGCCATGGCAGGTGACACCATACATATGAGTAAGGTATCTATGATGATGATCCACAACCCGTATTATGGGATGACAAGGGGGGAAGCCAGTGAGTTAAGAAAACAAGCTGATGATTTAGACCAGTTTAGAGAAGTCTCCATAGAAGCTTATCTAAGCAAAGTTAACATAACTCGTGATGATCTTATAGAGAAGATGGATGCAACTACCTGGATGACTGCTAAGACAGCTTTAGCCCATGGTTTTGTAACTAACATAGAGAGTGAAAGCAAAGCTCAAATGAGTTTACAAAATAATATGCTTATGTGTGGTACTGAAGAAATTTTAAATGTATCGGAATTTAAAAATTTAGATGAATTTTTAGAAAAAGAAAATATCAAAAATAGTATGCAAAAACAAGTTGAACCAAAAAATAAAAATTTAAAAAATACCGAAGGAGTTGAAAAGATGGATTTAAATCAATTAAAAAATGAATACCCGGATCTATGCGAACAGTTAGTTCAGGCAGGGGTTAACCAGGAAAGAGAAAGAATTCAAACCTTAGAAACATTAGAGCAAAGAGCAGGAAGATCATTGGAGTGTATCCAAAAAGCTAAATTTGAAGCTCCAATAAAAGCCGCTAACCAGCAGTTAATGGTCGATATCCTTCAAGAGATGGCAACTCAATCTAAAAAAGGTGAAATTCAACCTAAAGTTGAGAATAAAATGGATATTTTACTAAATAAAATCGATGATGCAAAAGCCGGAGGAGTCCAGGAACACATTTTAGATGGAATGACTTCGGAAGAAATTAAAGAAAAACAGGAAAAGGATGAAATTGATGAAATCGTAGCGTTAGCAAATGGAGAGGAATAA
- a CDS encoding phage portal protein yields MELSLKKYFPGLAARRIRAETKLYHAEKTYEKVVQFHNHGAGTQNAMDYDDEINSADVDIGESKDILVARSRDEFMGNAIANGAVKRIRSNVIGTGIKLKASIDNNILNLEQEKKEEIEKNIENLWRMWAGSTECDWGRQSKLSHIQSLAILTSLIDGECFAALSFKLHPGELFGLKIRLLDPASCINPSDTGDKDIKNGVEKDKNGIITAYHFKKNKEGSETTKIQVHGSKTGRKNLLVLMDKERIGQRRGVPLIAPVLEILHQMRKFTHAELMAATINSYFTAFLENETQKTKSQSPFKPKNGKDFKLKSGTFNHLAPGQKIVFPDSNRPNSGFTKFMDTMCVHLGAALELSPEQLLLKFSNNYSASKGALLESWKMLKTRRQWFTDDFMQPIYEEFLDYCVAMDYIDLPGYEDPFKRKAYQKTQWFGQAPGSLDPLREAKAAELRIKYNLTTGARESMEINGSDIDDNIEQRGREVKKMKKYGLINKGNSKKEKTKEGEEDELT; encoded by the coding sequence ATGGAACTATCATTAAAAAAATATTTCCCTGGATTAGCAGCCAGGAGGATAAGAGCAGAGACAAAGCTTTATCATGCTGAAAAAACCTATGAAAAAGTAGTTCAATTTCATAATCATGGAGCAGGAACTCAAAATGCTATGGATTATGATGACGAGATTAATAGTGCTGATGTGGATATAGGAGAATCAAAAGATATCTTAGTGGCCAGATCCAGAGATGAATTTATGGGAAATGCCATAGCTAACGGAGCTGTCAAAAGGATCAGATCCAATGTTATAGGAACTGGGATAAAACTAAAAGCATCTATAGACAACAATATCCTAAACCTGGAACAAGAGAAAAAAGAGGAGATAGAAAAAAATATAGAGAACCTATGGAGAATGTGGGCAGGATCTACTGAATGTGATTGGGGAAGGCAGTCTAAATTAAGTCATATTCAATCACTGGCTATCCTAACATCTCTAATCGATGGGGAGTGTTTTGCAGCTCTCTCATTTAAACTTCATCCGGGAGAGCTATTTGGATTAAAAATAAGACTGTTAGATCCGGCCAGTTGTATTAATCCTTCAGATACTGGAGATAAAGATATTAAAAACGGTGTAGAAAAGGATAAAAATGGAATAATAACTGCTTATCACTTTAAAAAGAACAAAGAAGGATCTGAAACTACTAAGATCCAGGTTCATGGAAGTAAAACAGGCAGAAAAAATTTATTGGTTCTCATGGATAAAGAAAGGATAGGACAGAGAAGGGGAGTCCCATTGATAGCACCGGTTCTTGAGATCCTCCATCAAATGAGAAAATTTACCCATGCAGAACTTATGGCAGCTACCATAAACTCATATTTTACAGCCTTTTTAGAAAACGAAACACAGAAAACTAAATCTCAAAGTCCATTTAAACCTAAAAACGGAAAAGATTTTAAACTTAAAAGCGGAACTTTCAATCATTTGGCTCCTGGTCAAAAAATAGTATTTCCAGATTCTAACAGACCTAATTCAGGGTTCACTAAATTTATGGATACTATGTGTGTTCATTTAGGGGCTGCTTTAGAACTATCCCCTGAACAATTACTTCTTAAATTCTCCAACAACTATTCAGCTTCAAAAGGGGCCTTATTAGAGTCCTGGAAGATGTTGAAAACCAGGAGACAATGGTTTACAGATGATTTTATGCAGCCTATCTATGAGGAATTTTTAGATTATTGTGTAGCTATGGACTATATCGATCTACCTGGATATGAAGATCCCTTTAAAAGAAAAGCATACCAGAAGACCCAATGGTTCGGGCAGGCTCCTGGATCACTAGATCCTCTAAGAGAAGCTAAAGCTGCAGAGCTTAGAATTAAATATAACCTAACGACAGGTGCCAGAGAAAGTATGGAGATCAACGGCAGTGATATTGATGACAATATCGAGCAGCGGGGCCGAGAGGTAAAGAAGATGAAAAAATATGGATTGATAAATAAGGGAAATTCAAAAAAAGAAAAAACTAAAGAAGGTGAGGAAGATGAGCTTACTTAA
- a CDS encoding phage terminase large subunit family protein has product MSRRKKVRNLFKECLELLKPPINLSISEWADANRILSSEGSKEIGAWETKRTPYMIEIYERLESGEVREVILMMASQLAKSEFINNIFGKYAHLDPCPMLLVQPTDTMAIAYSKERIAPMIRDTYVLKARIKDANSKNSGNTVTHKMFPGGYLAFIGSNSPSKLAARPIRIIFFDEVDRYPESSGREGDVISLGRKRLTTYGDESKCIITGTPTVKNRSAIEKEFANGSQAVWKLPCPHCGEYQVLDFKNLKWIDNDHETVEMVCNECGALSHEKEWKKGNQSKGKWVHKFPERKKKLSYHLSALASPWRTWESIVEEWIESQGDMEKIKTFKNTVLAETWEEENIKTIDYMALFKRRETYEAEVPEGVLLLTAGVDVQHNRIELEVKGWGLGRESWGITYQVFYGNPSKEEVWNELYEFLKSDFYFKDGTPLKIFATCIDTGYNTQNVYNFVSDKEDERIFGIKGQGGIVPINNGFRKTKNNEINLYSVGVNALKDSTMSKLRIKKPGPGFCHFPKRPTSNYTEEYFLSLTAEVRDPKSNKWIKIRERNEALDLHNYSEAALEIYDYDMKILAALSKEELSLLSKVGYLEREEE; this is encoded by the coding sequence ATGAGTAGAAGAAAAAAAGTAAGAAATTTATTCAAAGAATGCCTGGAGTTATTAAAACCTCCAATTAATTTAAGTATCAGTGAATGGGCAGATGCAAACAGGATCTTATCTTCAGAGGGCTCCAAAGAGATCGGAGCCTGGGAGACAAAGAGAACTCCATACATGATAGAGATCTATGAAAGACTAGAATCTGGAGAGGTTAGAGAAGTAATTCTTATGATGGCTTCACAGCTGGCCAAATCAGAGTTTATAAATAATATCTTTGGTAAATATGCTCACCTGGATCCCTGTCCCATGCTCTTAGTGCAGCCGACAGATACCATGGCAATAGCCTATTCCAAGGAGCGGATAGCTCCAATGATAAGAGATACCTATGTACTAAAAGCCAGGATAAAGGATGCAAACTCCAAGAACTCAGGGAATACAGTTACCCATAAGATGTTCCCGGGAGGGTATCTTGCCTTTATAGGATCTAACTCACCAAGTAAGTTAGCAGCCAGACCCATCAGAATAATTTTCTTTGATGAGGTAGACAGGTATCCCGAGTCTTCAGGAAGGGAAGGAGATGTTATATCCCTTGGGAGAAAGAGATTAACTACCTATGGGGATGAAAGTAAATGTATTATTACCGGGACACCTACTGTAAAAAATAGAAGTGCTATAGAAAAAGAGTTTGCCAACGGCTCACAAGCAGTATGGAAGCTCCCTTGTCCCCATTGTGGTGAATACCAGGTATTAGATTTTAAAAACCTAAAGTGGATAGATAACGACCACGAAACAGTGGAGATGGTTTGTAATGAATGTGGAGCCTTATCCCATGAGAAAGAATGGAAAAAAGGAAACCAGTCTAAAGGGAAATGGGTACATAAATTCCCTGAAAGAAAAAAGAAGTTAAGTTATCACCTGAGTGCTTTAGCTAGTCCATGGAGAACCTGGGAATCAATAGTTGAGGAATGGATAGAATCCCAGGGGGATATGGAGAAGATAAAGACATTTAAAAATACTGTATTAGCCGAAACTTGGGAAGAAGAAAACATCAAGACAATCGACTATATGGCTCTATTCAAAAGAAGAGAAACCTATGAGGCTGAAGTACCTGAAGGTGTCCTGCTCCTAACTGCAGGAGTAGATGTCCAGCATAACAGAATTGAACTAGAAGTCAAAGGCTGGGGATTAGGCCGGGAAAGCTGGGGGATTACATACCAGGTATTTTATGGAAATCCATCCAAAGAGGAGGTCTGGAACGAACTCTATGAGTTTTTAAAATCTGATTTTTATTTCAAAGATGGAACTCCATTAAAGATCTTTGCAACTTGTATAGATACTGGTTACAACACACAAAACGTATATAACTTTGTCTCTGATAAAGAAGATGAAAGGATCTTTGGAATTAAGGGGCAGGGTGGAATAGTTCCAATAAATAACGGATTTAGGAAAACTAAAAATAATGAAATAAACCTCTATTCAGTAGGAGTCAATGCATTAAAAGATTCAACTATGAGTAAATTGAGGATTAAAAAACCTGGACCAGGGTTCTGTCATTTTCCTAAAAGGCCAACTAGTAACTATACTGAAGAATATTTTTTAAGTTTAACTGCTGAGGTTCGAGATCCTAAGAGTAACAAGTGGATAAAAATTAGAGAAAGGAATGAAGCACTAGATTTACATAATTATTCTGAAGCAGCACTTGAAATATATGATTACGACATGAAAATTTTAGCAGCCTTATCCAAAGAAGAATTGAGTCTATTATCTAAAGTTGGATATCTAGAAAGGGAGGAAGAATGA
- the istA gene encoding IS21 family transposase: MAIHMDTYKKIRRLHLVEGVSIRKISRDLHISRNTVRKYINGDTIPGEKKFSSRRKQVMTREVLDFIQACILEDNEHTHSKQRHTANRVWVRLKEEAGFLGSYSSVKVAFRELKGKTKEVFLPLTFNPAEAMQIDFGSAHIFLNDEKQEIKYFCARLAYSAHIFTKAYFAEREECFLDGIISAFEYFGGVPREVLFDNARVAVSEGYGKHVTKITKGYETLVAHYAFKPKFCNVRSGNEKGLVENLVGLIRRNTMVPIPRVKSLNELNIKIKKACDNYLENHKVGGESLSVKQKFQIEANNLLELPSHSLDISKRDYKRVTKFSTVTFETNKYSLPCELVGTEVILKTGHSEIQFLHKGKVVAIHQRIFKKNKHSYQLIHYLKALERKPRAVFNADPVIQNIPKAIFEMYHSKGDSKLFLEYLREEVGLPKINDQIEVQRNNLGKYDNLISQEVI, translated from the coding sequence GTGGCAATTCATATGGATACATATAAAAAAATTAGACGACTTCATCTAGTTGAAGGGGTTTCTATTAGAAAAATTTCTAGAGATCTTCATATTTCTAGAAACACTGTTAGAAAGTATATTAATGGAGATACAATTCCTGGAGAAAAAAAGTTTTCTTCTAGAAGAAAACAAGTTATGACTAGAGAAGTCTTAGACTTTATTCAAGCTTGTATTCTTGAAGATAACGAGCATACTCATTCAAAACAGAGGCACACTGCTAATAGGGTTTGGGTTAGACTCAAAGAAGAGGCTGGGTTTCTTGGTTCATATTCTTCTGTTAAGGTTGCATTTAGAGAATTAAAAGGTAAAACAAAAGAGGTTTTTCTACCACTTACCTTTAATCCTGCGGAAGCTATGCAAATTGATTTTGGTTCAGCGCATATCTTTCTCAATGATGAAAAGCAGGAAATAAAATATTTTTGTGCTCGGTTAGCATATAGCGCTCATATCTTTACTAAGGCCTACTTCGCAGAAAGAGAAGAATGCTTTTTAGATGGGATCATCTCTGCTTTTGAATATTTTGGTGGTGTTCCTAGAGAAGTTCTCTTTGATAATGCCAGAGTTGCTGTATCAGAAGGCTATGGAAAACATGTAACTAAAATAACTAAAGGGTATGAAACTCTCGTTGCTCATTATGCTTTTAAACCTAAATTTTGCAATGTTAGAAGTGGAAATGAAAAAGGTTTGGTTGAAAATTTAGTAGGACTTATCAGAAGAAATACTATGGTTCCTATCCCTAGAGTTAAAAGTTTGAATGAGTTAAATATCAAAATAAAAAAGGCTTGTGATAACTACTTAGAAAATCATAAAGTTGGCGGTGAAAGCTTAAGTGTTAAACAAAAATTCCAGATTGAAGCTAATAACCTTTTAGAGCTTCCTAGCCATTCACTAGATATTTCTAAAAGAGACTATAAAAGAGTCACTAAGTTTTCAACTGTAACTTTTGAAACTAATAAATATTCATTACCCTGTGAATTAGTAGGAACTGAGGTGATTTTAAAAACTGGTCATTCAGAAATACAATTTCTTCATAAAGGTAAAGTTGTTGCAATTCACCAGAGGATATTTAAAAAAAATAAGCATAGTTATCAATTAATTCACTATCTTAAAGCTTTAGAAAGAAAACCGCGAGCTGTATTTAATGCTGATCCAGTTATACAAAATATTCCTAAAGCAATTTTTGAAATGTATCACTCTAAAGGAGATTCAAAACTCTTTTTAGAATATCTAAGAGAAGAAGTCGGTCTTCCTAAAATCAACGACCAAATAGAAGTTCAAAGAAATAATTTAGGTAAATATGATAACTTAATTTCCCAAGAGGTGATCTAA